Proteins encoded by one window of Lacerta agilis isolate rLacAgi1 chromosome 11, rLacAgi1.pri, whole genome shotgun sequence:
- the FST gene encoding follistatin isoform X1, which produces MLNQRIFPGMVFLLLFFCHFMEDQTAQAGNCWLRQARNGRCQVLYKNGLSKEECCKTGRLTTSWTEEDVSDHVLFKWMIFSGGAPNCIPCKETCENVDCGPGKKCKMNKKNKPRCVCAPDCSNITWKGPVCGLDGKTYKNECALLKARCKEQPELEVQYQGRCKKTCRDVLCPGSSTCVVDQNNNANCVTCNRICPEPTSPEQYLCGNDGITYASACHLRKATCLLGRSIGLAYEGKCIKAKSCEDIQCSTGKKCLWDLKVGRGRCALCDELCPESKSDESVCASDNTTYPSECAMKEAACSLGVLLEVKHSGSCNSINEDPEDEDEDDDQDYSFPISSNLW; this is translated from the exons CTGGGAATTGCTGGCTCCGGCAAGCCAGGAACGGCCGCTGCCAGGTCCTCTACAAAAATGGTCTCAGCAAGGAGGAGTGCTGTAAAACCGGCAGGCTTACCACTTCTTGGACCGAGGAGGACGTCAGCGATCACGTGCTTTTCAAGTGGATGATTTTCAGCGGGGGTGCCCCGAACTGTATCCCTTGCAAAG AAACCTGTGAGAACGTGGACTGTGGGCCTGggaagaaatgcaaaatgaacaaGAAGAACAAACCTCGGTGTGTCTGCGCTCCGGATTGCTCTAATATCACATGGAAGGGCCCGGTGTGTGGCTTGGATGGGAAAACCTATAAGAACGAGTGTGCCCTTCTGAAAGCCAGGTGTAAAGAGCAGCCTGAACTTGAAGTCCAGTACCAGGGCAGATGCAAAA AGACCTGTAGGGATGTTTTGTGCCCTGGCAGCTCCACGTGTGTGGTCGATCAAAACAATAATGCCAACTGTGTGACATGCAATCGGATTTGCCCGGAGCCTACCTCCCCTGAACAGTATCTCTGTGGGAACGACGGGATCACATATGCAAGCGCTTGTCATTTGAGGAAAGCGACCTGCCTGCTCGGAAGATCCATTGGTCTAGCCTACGAAGGAAAATGTATCA AGGCCAAATCTTGCGAAGACATCCAATGCAGCACCGGGAAGAAATGTTTGTGGGATTTAAAAGTGGGCAGAGGCCGGTGTGCCCTCTGCGATGAGCTCTGTCCCGAAAGCAAATCGGATGAATCTGTTTGTGCCAGCGATAACACCACTTACCCAAGCGAATGTGCTATGAAGGAGGCAGCGTGTTCACTGGGTGTACTTTTGGAAGTCAAGCACTCAGGATCTTGCAACT CCATTAATGAAGATCCTGAGGATGAAGACGAAGACGACGACCAGGACTACAGCTTTCCTATATCTTCCAATCTGTGGTAA
- the FST gene encoding follistatin isoform X2, whose amino-acid sequence MLNQRIFPGMVFLLLFFCHFMEDQTAQAGNCWLRQARNGRCQVLYKNGLSKEECCKTGRLTTSWTEEDVSDHVLFKWMIFSGGAPNCIPCKETCENVDCGPGKKCKMNKKNKPRCVCAPDCSNITWKGPVCGLDGKTYKNECALLKARCKEQPELEVQYQGRCKKTCRDVLCPGSSTCVVDQNNNANCVTCNRICPEPTSPEQYLCGNDGITYASACHLRKATCLLGRSIGLAYEGKCIKAKSCEDIQCSTGKKCLWDLKVGRGRCALCDELCPESKSDESVCASDNTTYPSECAMKEAACSLGVLLEVKHSGSCN is encoded by the exons CTGGGAATTGCTGGCTCCGGCAAGCCAGGAACGGCCGCTGCCAGGTCCTCTACAAAAATGGTCTCAGCAAGGAGGAGTGCTGTAAAACCGGCAGGCTTACCACTTCTTGGACCGAGGAGGACGTCAGCGATCACGTGCTTTTCAAGTGGATGATTTTCAGCGGGGGTGCCCCGAACTGTATCCCTTGCAAAG AAACCTGTGAGAACGTGGACTGTGGGCCTGggaagaaatgcaaaatgaacaaGAAGAACAAACCTCGGTGTGTCTGCGCTCCGGATTGCTCTAATATCACATGGAAGGGCCCGGTGTGTGGCTTGGATGGGAAAACCTATAAGAACGAGTGTGCCCTTCTGAAAGCCAGGTGTAAAGAGCAGCCTGAACTTGAAGTCCAGTACCAGGGCAGATGCAAAA AGACCTGTAGGGATGTTTTGTGCCCTGGCAGCTCCACGTGTGTGGTCGATCAAAACAATAATGCCAACTGTGTGACATGCAATCGGATTTGCCCGGAGCCTACCTCCCCTGAACAGTATCTCTGTGGGAACGACGGGATCACATATGCAAGCGCTTGTCATTTGAGGAAAGCGACCTGCCTGCTCGGAAGATCCATTGGTCTAGCCTACGAAGGAAAATGTATCA AGGCCAAATCTTGCGAAGACATCCAATGCAGCACCGGGAAGAAATGTTTGTGGGATTTAAAAGTGGGCAGAGGCCGGTGTGCCCTCTGCGATGAGCTCTGTCCCGAAAGCAAATCGGATGAATCTGTTTGTGCCAGCGATAACACCACTTACCCAAGCGAATGTGCTATGAAGGAGGCAGCGTGTTCACTGGGTGTACTTTTGGAAGTCAAGCACTCAGGATCTTGCAACT GA